Proteins encoded within one genomic window of Thiothrix litoralis:
- a CDS encoding FHA domain-containing protein, which translates to MSQLIVMLDKQILKRIAIKTTSITLGRHGKCDITLPDRTISTHHARITILRDDCFLEDTHSTNGTYVNRLLVDRHLLEDGDIISLGKYHIVFRSEQGLGVQLKRLSLHPKLMDSGYDAWLQVMNGSKTGYIIPLKDERVVLGNQTTGQILIERSLQGQYIKRENGTMNNHRNQSLSPGNTFTVEGVNFQFCLKEQNANSTPLAPN; encoded by the coding sequence CAAACAAATCCTCAAGCGTATTGCGATCAAAACGACCAGCATTACCTTGGGGCGGCATGGCAAGTGCGATATTACCCTGCCCGATCGCACCATTAGCACCCACCATGCCCGTATTACCATACTGCGGGATGACTGTTTTCTGGAAGATACGCACAGCACCAATGGTACTTACGTCAATCGCTTATTGGTTGACCGCCATCTACTCGAAGATGGCGATATTATCAGCTTGGGAAAATATCACATCGTCTTCCGCTCTGAACAAGGGCTGGGGGTGCAACTCAAACGTCTGAGCCTGCACCCCAAGCTGATGGACTCAGGCTATGACGCTTGGCTACAAGTGATGAATGGCAGTAAAACAGGTTACATTATCCCGCTAAAAGACGAGCGGGTCGTGCTGGGCAACCAAACGACCGGGCAAATCCTGATTGAGCGTTCGCTACAGGGGCAGTATATTAAGCGGGAAAACGGTACGATGAATAATCATCGCAACCAAAGCCTTTCCCCCGGAAACACCTTCACAGTGGAAGGGGTTAATTTCCAGTTTTGCTTAAAGGAGCAAAATGCCAACAGTACCCCACTTGCCCCCAACTAA
- a CDS encoding 5-formyltetrahydrofolate cyclo-ligase, translated as MPTVPHLPPTKLPLRRTLQQQRAALPPSEQVRLSRQAVRHLKTQRCFRNARHIALYLPVRGEADPRKLRYQALPRQQFYLPVLSPFRDSRLWFVRWDAKTRFRLNRFRIPEPYPVYRHSRPARWLDMVVTPLVAFDANGTRMGMGGGFYDRTFAFKRTQRQPQRPRLCGFAYHFQKAEHLCRQRWDIPLDAATSDAGFFHLGTGIY; from the coding sequence ATGCCAACAGTACCCCACTTGCCCCCAACTAAACTGCCGTTGCGACGTACCTTGCAGCAGCAACGTGCTGCCCTCCCTCCATCTGAACAAGTCCGCTTATCCCGACAAGCAGTACGCCACCTCAAAACACAACGCTGTTTCCGCAATGCCCGCCATATCGCCCTTTACCTGCCTGTCAGGGGGGAAGCCGACCCGCGCAAACTGCGTTATCAGGCATTACCCCGCCAACAATTCTACCTGCCGGTGCTATCACCTTTCCGGGATAGCCGTCTTTGGTTTGTACGTTGGGATGCAAAAACCCGTTTCCGCTTGAACCGTTTTCGCATTCCCGAGCCTTACCCCGTTTATCGGCATAGCCGCCCTGCCCGCTGGCTGGATATGGTGGTTACCCCGTTGGTGGCCTTTGATGCAAATGGTACACGCATGGGCATGGGCGGGGGATTTTATGACCGGACGTTTGCCTTCAAGCGTACCCAACGGCAGCCACAACGCCCACGTTTGTGCGGCTTCGCTTATCACTTCCAAAAAGCCGAGCATTTATGCCGACAACGATGGGATATTCCCTTGGATGCCGCCACTTCAGACGCTGGTTTTTTTCATTTGGGCACTGGCATATATTAG